Proteins encoded together in one Synechococcus sp. BL107 window:
- a CDS encoding DUF2834 domain-containing protein, giving the protein MRKTLPWIYLILAILGAVLPWRANLEFIAESSGSFDLQRFVADASATAAARSLGADLLIGATAVSIWICVEGPKQKIKGWWIAILLSFGVAFACGAPFFLFLRERHLQAQASESTS; this is encoded by the coding sequence ATGCGTAAAACACTTCCCTGGATCTACTTAATTCTGGCAATCCTTGGGGCTGTGCTCCCTTGGCGCGCAAATTTAGAGTTCATTGCGGAAAGTAGTGGCAGCTTCGACCTTCAGCGGTTTGTAGCCGATGCATCCGCCACAGCAGCGGCTCGATCCTTAGGGGCTGATTTGTTGATCGGTGCCACTGCGGTGAGTATTTGGATCTGTGTGGAAGGTCCAAAACAAAAAATTAAGGGGTGGTGGATAGCCATCCTGTTGAGTTTTGGAGTGGCCTTTGCCTGTGGCGCGCCCTTTTTCTTATTTCTACGAGAACGGCATCTCCAAGCTCAAGCATCAGAATCCACATCTTGA
- the xseB gene encoding exodeoxyribonuclease VII small subunit, with protein MTRAKTKASKIKAWKKDISGLSYEEATQALDLILEELQSDSVPIADLQNRVLHGEVVLEHCEALLKTVEQAVLQLDPESMIETNNLNESTTTVESSNA; from the coding sequence ATGACTAGGGCTAAAACCAAAGCCTCTAAGATCAAAGCCTGGAAAAAGGACATCTCTGGACTGTCCTATGAAGAAGCAACTCAGGCCTTAGATCTGATTCTGGAGGAACTCCAAAGCGACTCCGTCCCAATCGCAGATCTACAAAATCGGGTTTTGCACGGGGAAGTGGTGTTGGAACACTGCGAGGCTTTGCTCAAGACTGTTGAGCAAGCGGTGCTACAACTCGACCCAGAGAGCATGATTGAAACCAACAATTTGAACGAATCCACCACCACGGTCGAGTCGAGCAATGCGTAA
- the xseA gene encoding exodeoxyribonuclease VII large subunit: MSAERIPTYSVGELNTAIGSLLERGFAPRFLLEATVSRPQVKKGHLWLTLTDGTASISGVVWASKLAQLSYRPTDGDGVTVVGKLNFWAARASITVQALDIRPSLSTVLRQFEQVRQRLEEEGVINPGRRRSLPPQPATLALLTSVPSSALADMLRTGRERWPMTRLLVIPVPVQGAVAGQIIKALNRLAERCDALAVDGLVLARGGGSREDLAVFDDEALCRCLAKFPRPVVTGIGHEDDLTIADLVADHRAATPTAAMVACLPDRDSAKRSLQDRRQRMKDLIGWRITRDRQRLNDRRARLHQQSPLRRLHQLQDDLNRKRDLLRALSPSHWLERGLALLTNNAGEALTAVTSIKVGDRIVVQMNDGELDTDVKVVRPSSLKSKT; this comes from the coding sequence TTGAGCGCTGAACGAATCCCGACCTATTCGGTCGGAGAACTGAATACCGCGATCGGCAGCTTGCTGGAACGAGGTTTCGCTCCACGTTTTTTGCTGGAGGCCACTGTGTCTCGCCCCCAAGTGAAAAAAGGGCATCTTTGGCTCACCCTCACCGACGGAACAGCAAGTATTTCTGGGGTGGTTTGGGCCTCAAAATTGGCTCAATTGAGCTATCGCCCCACAGACGGCGATGGCGTCACTGTGGTGGGCAAGCTGAATTTCTGGGCAGCAAGGGCCAGCATCACCGTCCAGGCTCTCGATATCCGCCCCAGCCTGAGCACAGTTCTTCGACAATTTGAGCAGGTGCGTCAGCGCCTCGAAGAAGAAGGGGTGATCAACCCGGGCCGTCGACGTTCTCTTCCACCACAACCCGCAACGCTGGCCCTGCTCACGAGTGTTCCAAGCTCCGCACTGGCCGACATGCTGCGAACCGGTCGAGAACGATGGCCAATGACCCGCTTATTGGTGATTCCGGTCCCTGTTCAAGGTGCTGTCGCTGGTCAAATCATCAAGGCATTAAACCGTCTGGCCGAACGGTGCGATGCCCTCGCAGTGGACGGCCTCGTACTGGCGCGGGGAGGTGGCAGCCGCGAAGACCTCGCCGTGTTTGATGACGAAGCCTTATGCCGATGCCTAGCCAAGTTTCCCCGTCCAGTCGTAACCGGCATCGGTCACGAGGATGACCTCACCATCGCGGACCTTGTCGCAGACCATCGCGCCGCAACACCAACCGCCGCCATGGTGGCTTGCCTCCCAGATCGAGATAGCGCCAAGCGCAGTCTCCAGGACCGTCGCCAACGCATGAAAGACCTAATCGGTTGGCGTATCACGCGAGATCGACAACGTTTAAACGATCGCCGAGCGCGCCTCCATCAACAATCGCCGTTGAGGAGATTGCACCAATTACAGGACGACTTGAACCGAAAACGTGACTTGTTGCGAGCACTCTCACCCAGTCACTGGCTTGAACGGGGGCTGGCTTTGCTGACCAACAATGCAGGAGAAGCGCTGACAGCCGTGACATCTATCAAAGTGGGAGATCGCATCGTCGTTCAGATGAACGACGGGGAGCTCGATACTGATGTCAAAGTTGTCCGCCCGTCCTCACTCAAATCCAAGACATGA
- a CDS encoding chlorophyll a/b-binding protein, translating into MSDNARFGFVNFAETWNGRLAMLGFVIGLGTELLTGQGILTQIGLG; encoded by the coding sequence ATGTCCGACAACGCACGTTTTGGCTTCGTCAACTTCGCTGAGACCTGGAATGGCCGTCTGGCCATGCTCGGCTTCGTCATCGGCCTCGGTACCGAGCTGCTGACCGGCCAGGGCATCCTCACCCAAATCGGCCTCGGCTGA